GGCATCAACATGCCGATGAAGACGAAATGTTTTTCGTCATCAAAGGAACATTGCTTATTCGCTTGCGCGATCGTGATATTACTCTAGAAAAAGGTGAGTTTGTCGTCATTCCAAAAGGGGTGGAGCATTTCCCGATCGCTAAAGAAGAAGTGTATGTCTTGTTACTGGAGCCTAAATCCACGCTTCATACCGGAGATGTTGTTACAGAACGCACTGTTACTACAATAGATTGGGTTTAACGCAAACCAATGAAAGGCGTTGGGATTGAAATGAAGAGAATTGGAATTATCGGCGGGCTAAGTGCTGAGTCAACGACTCATTTTTATGGTGCATTAACTAAATTATATGTAGAGCAACATAATGACACCGATTATCCAGAAATTGTACTGTTTAGCGTTCGGTTTCAAACATTTATGAACTGGTCAAAAGCTGGGGAATGGGATAAATTTACCAATGGATTGCTGAATGGATTACAAGCATTACGAGCATCTGGAGCTGATTTTGCCGTTATTGCAGCAAATTTACCCCATGTTGTGTTTGATGAAGTTGAACACGAATCCCCGTTACCGTTATTACACATTGCGGATGCTGTTTCAGCGAGCGCACATCAACGTGGATTTCGACGCGTTGCATTGATTGGTACACTTCCAACAATGAATGCTAGTTTCTATCACGACCGATTGAAACCTTTTGGGATCGAATGTATGACACCTTCAGTGGAGCATCAAATGATGATTCAGGAGATTCTTGATACTGAATTATTTCGCGGTATCATGACTACGGAAGCAGAACAGAAATTCATCCATATAATTGATTCGATGAAAGAGCAAGGCTCTGACGCGGTGATTCTGGGTTGCACGGAAATTCCAATGCTTATTTCTGATACAAACAGTCCTTTACCTGTGCTTGATTCAACGATGTTATTCGTCAAAAAAACGCTTGAAACAGCTTTATTTGGTTGAATCTTGGTCTCGTTTGAGATTTCGGTTCATTGCACAAGTTTACTACTTTTAAAGTAGGGAAGGAATGGCATGTTCTTTAGTCCTCAGTATAATTGTGATATTATGAACAGATTAAACGAATTATACAGATATCTGATGAGTATTTATACAATTACACTGTTTGGTGACAGATATCAATCTCTCAGTACCATGAGCTACGAACTGAAACCAATTTAGTACACCCCATGTATTGACCGCATTTGAAATTATTAAGTAGTTGTGAGAGCATAGTCAATATACTCGATTTCTCTTTTATAGCCTCTCGGCATTGAGACGTTCCTAAATGAGCAATAACGTTAATTATGCAAGTTGTTTACTGGGAATGGAGTACTTTCGGTATGTCGAGCTGGTTTCCATAGGGAATTGGGCATGGCAAAGAAGCCACGGCCCGGATCTTTTTTGAAAAGGTCAGCGTGGCTGCGCCGAGATTCTTGTGTGGCTTAGGCCACCAAGAAAGTCGACTTCAGGTCAATCTCGATCTC
This window of the Sulfoacidibacillus ferrooxidans genome carries:
- a CDS encoding cupin domain-containing protein — encoded protein: MISKVNLAEKFSLFEDLWHPRVVGELNDSYVKLAKLSGEFVWHQHADEDEMFFVIKGTLLIRLRDRDITLEKGEFVVIPKGVEHFPIAKEEVYVLLLEPKSTLHTGDVVTERTVTTIDWV
- a CDS encoding aspartate/glutamate racemase family protein — protein: MKRIGIIGGLSAESTTHFYGALTKLYVEQHNDTDYPEIVLFSVRFQTFMNWSKAGEWDKFTNGLLNGLQALRASGADFAVIAANLPHVVFDEVEHESPLPLLHIADAVSASAHQRGFRRVALIGTLPTMNASFYHDRLKPFGIECMTPSVEHQMMIQEILDTELFRGIMTTEAEQKFIHIIDSMKEQGSDAVILGCTEIPMLISDTNSPLPVLDSTMLFVKKTLETALFG